The Jiangella sp. DSM 45060 genome contains the following window.
CGCGCACGGTCTCGATCACCGGGCTGAACGGCTGGTACTCGGCGAACCAGCGCAGTCCGGCCGGCATGGAATCCGTCGGGACGAACCCGCTGCCCAGGAACGGCAGCAGCACCAGCAGGGTGGGCAGGTTGCTGGCCGTCTCGACGCTCTTGGCCGCGAGTCCCATCGCGACGGCGAGCCAGGTCAGCGCGATGGAGAACAGGCAGATCAGGCCGATCGCGGCGACCCACTCGGCCGCGTTGCCGTTCGTCCGGAACCCGATCAGCAGGGACACCACGATGACGATGGCCAGGCCGACCAGCGTCTGCAGGAAGCTGCCGATCACGTGCCCGGTGAGCACCGCGCCGCGCGAGATGGCCATGGTCCGGAACCGGGCGATGATCCCTTCGTGCATGTCCATGGCGACGGAGATGGCGGTCCCCTGCACCGAGGCCGACACCGTCATGAGGATGATGCCGGGCACCAGGTAGTTGATGTAGTCGCCGCGGTCGCCGGCCGGGCCGCCGAGCCCGGCGCCGAGCGTCTCGCCGAAGACGTAGGCGAACATCAGCAGGAAGATCACCGGGATGCCGATCAGCTGCAGGGTCATCGCCGGGTAGCGCAGCCAGCGGCGCATGTTCCGGCGCAGCATCGTGCGCGAGTCGCGGGCGGCGAGGGTGAGCGCGCTCATCGGACGAGCTCCTTGTCAGTGGGGCGACCCGTCAGCGCGAGGAACACGTCGTCGAGGTCGGGGGTGTGGACGGTGAGCGACGCGACCTCGATCGAGGCGACGTCGAGGTGGTCGAGGACGGCGCGCAACGAGTGCACGTCGCCGTCGCTGGGGATCTGCAGGGTGAGCGCGGCGTCGTCGCGGGTGGATCCGGCGAACGTGCGGGCGGCGTGGTCCAGCTCGGCCGGGTCGGTGAACTGCAGCCGCAGGTGCCCGCCCGGGATCAGCCGCTTGAGCTCGTCGGACGTGCCCTCGGCGACGATCTTGCCGTGGTCGAGCAGCGCGATGCGGTCGGCCAGCTCGTCGGCCTCCTCCAGGTACTGCGTGGTGAGGAAGATCGTGACGCCGCCGGCGACCAGCTCGCGGATCGCCGTCCACATGGTGCGCCGCGTGCGCGGGTCGAGGCCGGTCGTCGGCTCGTCCAGGAAGATCACCTTCGGGTCGCCGACCAGCGTCATCGCCAGGTCCAGCTTGCGGCGCATGCCGCCGGAGTACAGCGACGGCGGCTTCCTCGCGGCGTCCACGAGGTCGAACCGCTCCAGCAGCTCGGCCGTACGGCGGCGGCCCTCGCGCCGGTCCAGGTGGTGCAGGTCGGCCATGAGGAGCAGGTTCTCCTCGCCGGTGAGCAGGTTGTCGACGGCGGAGAACTGGCCGGTGACGCCGATCGCGCCGCGCACGCCGTCGGCGTCGGCGCCGAGGTCGTGGCCCGCGACGCGGACGCTGCCGCCGTCGCTCTGGATCAGCGTGGAGAGGATCTGCACGGTGGTCGTCTTGCCGGCGCCGTTCGGGCCGAGCAGCGAGAAGACCGTCGCCTCGGGGACGGTGATGTCGATCCCGTCGAGGACGGTCAGCTCGCCGTACGACTTGCGCAGGCCGGTCGCGGCGACGGCCGTCGGGCGGTCGAGTGTCATGGCTCCTCGTTTCGTGGTGTCGCGGTGCTGGTGCGACCACACTGGGCCGAGCCCCTGATGCGGGCGTGAGACCGCGCTGACACGGCGCTGACACGGATGTGTGCTGAGGGTCAGTAGGCTGTGCCGGTGCCCCTTCTCCCGTCCTTGGCCGTCGCTGCGTTGCTCCTGGGGGCACCCGCCGACGGCGCCGCCGAGCCGCCGGCCGGCACCGTCGACGCGATGATCGAGCAGTTGCGCGACGACCCGATCCTGGTGCAGCCGTCGATGGCCATGGGCGATTCCGGCCTGGCGCACGACCTGCTCACCGAGGCGGCCGCCGACGCCGGCGTGCCGGTGTACGTCGTGCTGGCCGACACCCCCACCGACCTCGCCGGCACCGACTCGATGTCGGAGCAGGCGGCCGCGCTGTTCCGCGCCGAGCTGGGCGACGGGCTCTACCACGTCGAGTTCCGCGACGGCATCTCCTACACCCGGTCGTGGGGCGGCGGCGAGCTCGACGACGCCTACCTGGCGCCGGTCACGTACGCGATCGAACGGGCCGAGTCGAACGCGGCAGGCGAGTACCCGCGCGCGTCGGCCCTGCTCGAGGCGGTGCTGACGGTGCGCTGGGCGGCCGCGCCCCTCGACGAGCTGCCCGACTCCGTTGTCGACGACTACGCGGCGCAGCCGTGGGCGTTCGTCGCCGAGACCGACTACGACCGCGCCGACTCGGCGGCCGCGCGCTGGGTGGCACTGCTCGCCACGACGTTCGGCCTGCTCGTGGCCGGGGCGATCATCACGCCGGTCGTGCTCCGCGCGAAGCCCGCGACCGGCCGGGGCGGCGCGACGGGACGGCGGCGCGGGTCGGCGAGTGTGTCGGTGCCCGCCCGTAGGGTGGGCCCCACCCGGGCCGGGAGGGGTCTACCTACCACGTCCGCCGTGCCTGATGACATCGCCGCCACGGCCACGCGCCAGCTCGACGACGCGCGGCGGCGGCTGGCCGGGCTGTCGCCGGAGCAGCTCACCTCACCCGCCGGCACGGCCGCGGCCGACGCCCTCGAGGCTGGCGACCTCGTGCTCGCCACCGGCGACCCGCTCGACGCCGTCGGGGCGACGGTGCTGGCGGCGGTCGCCGTCCGCGAGACGGAG
Protein-coding sequences here:
- a CDS encoding ATP-binding cassette domain-containing protein; the protein is MTLDRPTAVAATGLRKSYGELTVLDGIDITVPEATVFSLLGPNGAGKTTTVQILSTLIQSDGGSVRVAGHDLGADADGVRGAIGVTGQFSAVDNLLTGEENLLLMADLHHLDRREGRRRTAELLERFDLVDAARKPPSLYSGGMRRKLDLAMTLVGDPKVIFLDEPTTGLDPRTRRTMWTAIRELVAGGVTIFLTTQYLEEADELADRIALLDHGKIVAEGTSDELKRLIPGGHLRLQFTDPAELDHAARTFAGSTRDDAALTLQIPSDGDVHSLRAVLDHLDVASIEVASLTVHTPDLDDVFLALTGRPTDKELVR
- a CDS encoding ABC transporter permease, translated to MSALTLAARDSRTMLRRNMRRWLRYPAMTLQLIGIPVIFLLMFAYVFGETLGAGLGGPAGDRGDYINYLVPGIILMTVSASVQGTAISVAMDMHEGIIARFRTMAISRGAVLTGHVIGSFLQTLVGLAIVIVVSLLIGFRTNGNAAEWVAAIGLICLFSIALTWLAVAMGLAAKSVETASNLPTLLVLLPFLGSGFVPTDSMPAGLRWFAEYQPFSPVIETVRGLLLGTEIGNDAVIALAWTAAIGIAGYLWALKLFRRPPVR